Proteins from a single region of Lelliottia sp. JS-SCA-14:
- a CDS encoding iron ABC transporter permease, with the protein MSHTLALHPVKKRDAVFLWVLLGWVAFALLPSWSLDYGLLESTREEILDAYSWSHFNISWLWYLLPSLLLVRPFNEAKREQRSRHYLDAGWALLCMAFIVISATVEGRGLGFATIVLFVALGAIMTLALTRLEWLGGDRFVIGSLITIVALIGIFIVWPSIAIFIPMFTNDAGEFAPLAFMTVLSQAHIVQVIINSVLLSIAVGIGCTFFGLVLAIYTTRIAKRSAIIGRIFSILPIVTPPFVVGLGVTLMMGRSGYVTELMVDWFGLTNTNWLYGFTGIWLAQVLAFTPMAFMILDGAIKTIHPSLEEASYTLRASRWQTFNGVFVPLLKPALANAFLIVIVQSLADFSNPLVLGGNFDVLATQIYFYITGSQLDYQAASTLGAFLLVFSLLVFCIQYMWIGKRSYVTVSGKSYRGDVQPLPVTLVWGVVALLAVWIAFNALLYGSIFYGSFTVNWGVDYTLTLDNFIKLFGQGMSDGAWPSLLDTLLYAGIAAPITAGFGLLIAWVVVRQQFKGKKTIEFTTMLCFAVPGTVAGVSYILAFNSAPVYLTGTAAIVIISMVMRNVPVGIRAGIAGLGQIDKSLDEASLSLRAGSLRTITHILLPLLRPAILSALIYSFVRAITTVSAIVFLVTPDTRVATAYILNRVEDGEYGVAIAYGSILIVVMLAIIFLFDWLIGEARTSRSKAKNQA; encoded by the coding sequence ATGTCACACACACTCGCTCTTCATCCCGTCAAAAAACGGGATGCGGTATTCCTTTGGGTTTTACTTGGCTGGGTGGCGTTTGCGCTGCTGCCGAGCTGGAGCCTGGATTACGGCCTGCTGGAGTCAACGCGCGAAGAAATTCTCGACGCCTACAGCTGGTCCCACTTCAATATCAGCTGGCTGTGGTATCTGTTGCCAAGCCTGCTGCTGGTGCGGCCGTTTAACGAAGCGAAGCGCGAACAGCGCAGCCGCCACTACCTCGACGCGGGCTGGGCGCTGCTGTGCATGGCCTTTATCGTCATCAGCGCGACGGTGGAAGGACGCGGTTTAGGTTTTGCCACTATCGTGCTGTTCGTTGCTCTCGGCGCGATCATGACCCTGGCGCTGACGCGGCTGGAGTGGCTGGGCGGCGACCGCTTTGTGATTGGCTCGCTGATTACCATCGTGGCGCTGATCGGCATCTTTATCGTCTGGCCGAGCATCGCCATTTTCATTCCGATGTTCACCAACGACGCGGGCGAGTTCGCCCCGCTGGCCTTTATGACCGTGCTGTCACAGGCGCACATCGTGCAGGTGATCATCAACTCGGTGCTGCTGTCGATCGCCGTCGGTATCGGCTGTACCTTCTTCGGGCTGGTGCTGGCGATCTACACCACCCGCATCGCGAAACGCAGCGCCATCATCGGGCGCATCTTCTCGATCCTGCCGATCGTCACTCCGCCGTTCGTGGTGGGTTTAGGCGTGACGCTGATGATGGGCCGCTCCGGGTATGTCACCGAGCTGATGGTCGACTGGTTCGGCCTGACCAATACCAACTGGCTGTACGGCTTCACCGGCATCTGGCTGGCGCAGGTGCTGGCGTTCACCCCGATGGCCTTTATGATCCTCGACGGGGCGATCAAAACCATTCATCCCTCGCTGGAAGAGGCCTCTTACACCCTGCGCGCCAGCCGCTGGCAGACCTTTAACGGCGTCTTCGTCCCGCTGCTGAAACCGGCGCTGGCGAACGCGTTCCTGATCGTGATCGTCCAGTCGCTCGCCGACTTCAGTAACCCGCTGGTGCTCGGCGGCAACTTCGACGTTTTAGCGACGCAAATCTACTTCTACATCACCGGTTCGCAGCTGGATTATCAGGCCGCCAGCACCCTCGGCGCGTTTCTGCTGGTCTTCTCGCTGCTGGTGTTCTGCATCCAGTACATGTGGATCGGCAAACGCTCGTACGTCACCGTCTCCGGTAAATCCTACCGTGGCGACGTGCAACCTCTGCCGGTGACGCTGGTGTGGGGTGTGGTCGCCCTGCTGGCGGTGTGGATTGCCTTTAACGCCCTGCTCTACGGCAGCATTTTCTACGGCAGCTTCACCGTTAACTGGGGCGTGGATTACACCCTGACGCTGGATAACTTTATCAAACTGTTCGGCCAGGGGATGAGCGACGGCGCATGGCCTTCCCTGCTCGACACCCTGCTTTACGCCGGGATCGCCGCGCCGATCACCGCCGGTTTTGGCCTGCTGATCGCCTGGGTGGTGGTGCGCCAGCAGTTTAAAGGCAAAAAGACCATTGAGTTCACCACCATGCTGTGCTTCGCCGTACCGGGCACGGTAGCGGGTGTCTCTTATATCCTGGCCTTTAACAGCGCGCCGGTTTACCTCACCGGTACCGCAGCGATTGTGATTATTTCGATGGTGATGCGTAACGTGCCGGTCGGCATTCGCGCCGGGATTGCGGGATTAGGGCAGATCGATAAGTCGCTGGACGAGGCGTCCCTCAGCCTGCGTGCCGGGAGCTTGCGCACCATTACCCACATTCTGCTGCCGCTGCTGCGCCCGGCGATCCTGTCGGCGCTGATCTACAGCTTCGTGCGCGCCATTACCACCGTCAGCGCCATTGTGTTCCTCGTCACGCCGGATACCCGCGTGGCAACGGCCTACATCCTGAACCGCGTGGAAGACGGCGAATACGGTGTGGCGATTGCCTACGGCTCGATCCTGATTGTGGTCAT
- a CDS encoding ABC transporter substrate-binding protein, translating into MKTTLLSTLIASGIALATLTGAAQAKGRLVVYCSATNEMCEAETKAFGDKYDVKTSFIRNGSGSTLAKVDAEKKNPQADVWYGGTLDPQSQAGEMGLLQPYKSKNLEQIMEKFRDPAKVKGNLSSAVYVGILGFGVNTQRLKEKNLPVPKCWKDLTKPEYKGEIQIADPQSSGTAYTALATFVQLWGEDQAFDYLKQLNGNVSQYTKSGIAPARNAARGETAIGIGFLHDYSLEKEQGAPLELISPCEGTGYEIGGVSILKGARNEENAKLFVDWVLSKEAQELAWKKGKSYQILTNTTAETSPNSLKLDDLKLISYDMDKYGSTDVRKALINKWVSDVKMGK; encoded by the coding sequence ATGAAAACAACGCTTCTCTCTACCCTCATTGCTTCCGGGATCGCGCTCGCTACCTTAACCGGTGCCGCGCAGGCCAAAGGCCGTCTGGTGGTCTATTGCAGCGCCACCAACGAAATGTGCGAGGCCGAAACCAAAGCCTTCGGCGATAAGTATGACGTCAAAACCTCATTCATCCGCAACGGCTCCGGCAGTACGCTGGCAAAAGTTGATGCTGAGAAGAAAAACCCGCAGGCGGATGTCTGGTACGGCGGCACGCTGGACCCGCAGTCGCAGGCCGGTGAAATGGGGCTGCTGCAGCCGTATAAATCGAAAAATCTGGAGCAGATCATGGAGAAATTCCGCGATCCGGCCAAGGTGAAAGGCAACCTCTCCTCCGCCGTTTACGTCGGCATTCTGGGCTTTGGCGTCAACACCCAGCGCCTGAAAGAGAAAAACCTGCCGGTGCCGAAGTGCTGGAAGGATCTGACCAAACCGGAATACAAAGGCGAGATCCAGATCGCCGATCCGCAAAGCTCCGGCACCGCCTACACTGCGCTGGCGACCTTCGTGCAGCTGTGGGGAGAAGATCAGGCGTTCGACTACCTGAAACAGCTTAACGGCAACGTCTCTCAGTACACCAAATCCGGCATCGCCCCGGCGCGTAACGCCGCACGCGGTGAAACGGCTATCGGGATTGGCTTCCTGCACGACTACTCGCTGGAAAAAGAACAGGGCGCACCGCTGGAGTTGATTTCGCCGTGCGAAGGCACCGGGTATGAGATCGGCGGCGTCAGTATCCTGAAAGGCGCGCGCAACGAAGAGAACGCGAAGCTGTTCGTTGACTGGGTGCTGTCAAAAGAGGCTCAGGAGCTGGCGTGGAAGAAAGGCAAGTCTTACCAGATCCTGACCAACACCACCGCCGAGACCTCGCCGAACTCCCTCAAGCTCGACGACCTGAAGCTGATCAGCTACGACATGGACAAGTACGGCTCAACGGATGTGCGCAAGGCTCTGATCAACAAATGGGTCAGCGACGTGAAGATGGGTAAATAA
- the uhpC gene encoding MFS transporter family glucose-6-phosphate receptor UhpC, whose translation MHALSAEEISQRYRALRPRLLLCMAVGYAAFYLTRKSVNYILPALQMDLGLSKSDIGLIGSLFYLSYGLSKFAAGLWHDRHGQRAFMGIGLLATGVLNVLFTFSDSFGLLLFIWTLNGFFQGWGWPPCARLLTHWYSRNERGFWWGCWNTSINIGGAIIPLICALAAHLWGWQAAMLTPGIISIVLGIWLTTQLRGTPQEEGLPTVGEWRNDPLELRQEQQSPPMGLWQMLRTTMLQNPMIWLLGASYVLVYLIRIALNDWGNIWLSESHGVNLLSANATVMLFEVGGLLGALFAGWGSDLLFSGQRAPMILLFTLGLMVSVAALWLAPVHHYALLAMCFFAVGFFVFGPQMLIGLAAVECGHKQAAGSITGFLGVFAYLGASLAGWPLSLVIEHYGWSGMFSLLSIAAVLMGLLLMPLLMSGITASRSHITSYKG comes from the coding sequence ATGCACGCACTGTCTGCTGAAGAGATTTCTCAACGCTATCGGGCCCTGCGCCCACGCCTGTTGCTGTGCATGGCTGTCGGCTACGCGGCGTTTTACCTGACGCGCAAAAGCGTCAACTACATCCTGCCCGCGCTGCAAATGGATTTGGGGCTGAGCAAAAGCGACATCGGGCTTATCGGGTCGCTGTTTTATCTGAGCTACGGACTGTCGAAATTTGCCGCCGGACTGTGGCACGACCGCCACGGACAGCGGGCGTTTATGGGGATCGGCCTGCTGGCCACCGGCGTGCTGAACGTGCTGTTTACCTTCAGCGATTCGTTTGGCCTGCTGCTGTTCATCTGGACGCTGAACGGATTCTTTCAGGGATGGGGCTGGCCGCCCTGCGCGCGCCTGCTCACCCACTGGTATTCGCGCAACGAGCGCGGCTTCTGGTGGGGATGCTGGAATACCTCCATCAATATCGGTGGGGCGATTATTCCGCTGATTTGTGCCCTTGCCGCCCATCTCTGGGGCTGGCAGGCCGCGATGCTGACACCGGGGATTATCAGCATTGTGCTCGGCATTTGGCTGACCACACAGCTGCGGGGGACACCGCAGGAAGAGGGTCTGCCAACGGTCGGGGAGTGGCGCAACGATCCGCTGGAGTTGCGCCAGGAGCAGCAAAGTCCGCCGATGGGTTTGTGGCAGATGTTACGCACCACCATGCTGCAAAATCCGATGATCTGGCTGCTCGGCGCGTCCTATGTGCTGGTGTATTTGATCCGCATTGCGCTCAACGACTGGGGCAACATCTGGCTGTCGGAAAGCCACGGCGTCAATCTGCTCAGCGCCAACGCGACGGTGATGCTGTTTGAGGTCGGCGGTTTGCTCGGCGCGCTGTTCGCCGGATGGGGGTCGGATCTGCTGTTCAGCGGGCAACGTGCGCCGATGATTTTGCTCTTCACGCTGGGCCTGATGGTCTCCGTCGCCGCCCTGTGGCTGGCGCCGGTTCACCACTACGCCCTGCTGGCGATGTGCTTTTTTGCGGTCGGATTTTTTGTCTTCGGCCCGCAAATGCTGATTGGTCTTGCCGCCGTCGAATGCGGGCATAAACAGGCGGCAGGCTCGATCACCGGTTTTCTCGGCGTCTTTGCCTATCTGGGAGCGTCGCTGGCCGGATGGCCGCTGTCGCTGGTGATTGAACATTACGGCTGGTCGGGGATGTTCAGTTTGCTCTCCATCGCCGCCGTACTGATGGGTTTATTACTGATGCCGCTGCTGATGTCGGGCATCACCGCTTCTCGCAGTCACATAACGTCTTATAAGGGCTGA
- a CDS encoding MASE1 domain-containing protein, with protein sequence MRRSLRHIVLSLFIMLAWGTGWLMLWTLSFYLTHNGQQGVLFLPQGVYLALLILLSRRFWPAVVLPTLAAMLWLHSEQLLTGYLMLAAPVLGLFPAYAVQRYWRRFPLYWQRLSLLIAAVSVNALLQTLCLAPFLQSPATLLGLASFTGGVLLTPFVYLVFEFLRQQHRYHLLGLDTTNPPLRTSLIIWCSLFFIIGIGTQMVLSPALERLLLIVVFLPNVVMAWKFGWQGGVLSGLLGSMMITIARQVGVGFTDLLELEIFLATQSLLGIGLGIAISRQQQLALNLDHYRRRLEAELQARRELTEKLIHTEEDTRKHLARELHDEIGQNITAIQIQSQLVKRAGDTPLAVEAAGQINELARRIHHSTRQLLRQLRPPVLDELSLKEALHHLVNEFAFPERGITCRFDWQLDAPPQNETLVFTLYRLLQELLNNVSKHADASEVRIVLRQQNHRLILDVSDNGSGIQPEKTPGFGIQGMRERVHALGGEFTLESQDGTRVIVNLPTILQQTPR encoded by the coding sequence ATGCGGCGTTCTCTGCGGCACATTGTCCTCTCCCTGTTCATTATGCTGGCCTGGGGAACCGGCTGGCTGATGCTGTGGACGCTGAGTTTTTATCTCACCCACAACGGCCAGCAGGGGGTGCTGTTCCTGCCGCAGGGCGTCTATCTGGCGCTGTTAATTCTTCTGTCGCGCCGCTTCTGGCCTGCGGTGGTGTTGCCGACGCTGGCCGCGATGTTGTGGCTGCACAGTGAGCAATTACTGACCGGCTATCTGATGCTGGCCGCCCCTGTGCTCGGGCTGTTCCCGGCTTACGCCGTGCAACGCTACTGGCGCCGTTTTCCCCTTTACTGGCAGCGGCTGTCACTGCTGATTGCGGCGGTGAGCGTCAACGCCCTGCTGCAAACCCTGTGCCTCGCGCCGTTTCTGCAAAGCCCGGCCACGCTGCTCGGGCTGGCGTCGTTTACCGGCGGCGTTCTGCTGACGCCCTTTGTCTATCTGGTGTTTGAATTTTTGCGCCAGCAGCACCGGTATCATCTCCTCGGGCTGGACACCACCAACCCGCCCCTGCGCACCTCGCTGATTATCTGGTGCAGCCTGTTTTTCATCATCGGCATTGGCACGCAGATGGTGCTCTCCCCCGCTCTGGAGCGGCTGCTGCTGATTGTGGTATTCCTGCCGAACGTGGTGATGGCGTGGAAATTTGGCTGGCAGGGCGGCGTGCTCTCCGGACTGCTCGGCAGCATGATGATCACCATTGCCCGCCAGGTGGGCGTCGGGTTTACGGATCTGCTGGAGCTGGAGATTTTTCTCGCCACCCAGTCGCTGCTCGGGATTGGGCTCGGGATCGCCATCAGCCGCCAGCAGCAGCTGGCGCTGAATCTCGACCACTATCGCCGCAGGCTGGAAGCGGAGCTGCAGGCCCGGCGTGAGCTCACCGAAAAGCTGATCCACACCGAAGAGGACACCCGCAAACACCTGGCCCGCGAGCTGCACGACGAAATCGGCCAGAACATCACGGCGATTCAGATCCAGTCCCAGCTGGTGAAACGCGCGGGAGATACTCCGCTGGCGGTCGAAGCCGCCGGGCAGATCAACGAGCTGGCGCGGCGCATTCACCACTCCACCCGCCAGCTGTTGCGTCAGCTGCGTCCGCCGGTGCTCGACGAGCTGTCGCTGAAAGAGGCGTTGCACCATCTGGTAAACGAATTCGCCTTCCCGGAGCGCGGCATTACCTGCCGTTTTGACTGGCAGCTGGACGCCCCGCCGCAAAACGAAACCCTGGTCTTTACCCTCTATCGCCTGCTGCAGGAGCTGCTGAATAACGTCAGCAAACACGCGGACGCCAGCGAAGTGCGGATCGTACTGCGCCAGCAAAATCATCGTCTGATCCTCGACGTGTCGGACAACGGCAGCGGCATTCAGCCGGAAAAAACGCCCGGCTTTGGCATTCAGGGGATGCGCGAGCGCGTTCACGCTCTCGGTGGAGAATTCACGCTGGAATCCCAGGACGGCACCCGCGTAATTGTTAACCTGCCCACAATTTTGCAACAAACACCGCGCTAA
- a CDS encoding response regulator transcription factor — MIKVVLVDDHVVVRSGFAQLLNLEDDLVVEGQYSCAADAWPALTHSDIDVAVLDVAMPDENGLSLLKRLRQQRPAFRAIILSIYDTPAFVQSALDAGASGYLTKRCGPEELVQAVRSVGMGGHYLCADAVKALRGGQPVSKVLDVLTPREREVFDLLVKGESVKAIAFTLELSHKTVHVHRANVLGKLQCSSTIELVHFALDNQLLTGH; from the coding sequence ATGATCAAAGTGGTGCTGGTGGATGACCATGTGGTAGTGCGGTCTGGTTTTGCGCAGCTTTTAAATCTGGAAGACGACCTGGTGGTCGAAGGCCAGTACAGCTGCGCGGCCGACGCCTGGCCTGCATTAACGCACAGTGATATTGACGTCGCGGTGCTGGATGTCGCCATGCCCGATGAAAACGGGCTGAGCCTGCTCAAACGTCTGCGCCAGCAGCGCCCGGCGTTTCGCGCCATCATTCTGAGCATCTATGACACCCCCGCCTTTGTGCAAAGCGCCCTCGACGCCGGGGCCAGCGGATATCTCACCAAACGTTGCGGCCCGGAAGAGCTGGTGCAGGCGGTGCGCTCCGTCGGCATGGGCGGCCACTATCTCTGCGCCGACGCGGTGAAAGCCCTGCGCGGCGGCCAGCCGGTGTCGAAAGTGCTGGATGTCCTCACCCCGCGCGAACGGGAAGTGTTCGACCTGCTGGTGAAAGGTGAAAGCGTCAAAGCCATCGCCTTTACTCTCGAGCTGAGCCATAAAACCGTTCACGTGCATCGCGCCAACGTGCTGGGGAAATTACAGTGCAGCAGCACCATTGAGCTGGTGCATTTCGCCCTCGACAATCAGCTGCTGACGGGCCACTGA
- a CDS encoding fimbrial protein, with the protein MKLNNVFSALVLASGLTAFGAQADQGSGVVTFTGSVIDAPCSVAAGDDDQTIDLGQVSSSAVANGGTSTPVPFYIHLENCSVDTANTVSTTFTGADSSVDGAVLGVTGSATDVGIVMTDGDSNAITLGEATVGQTIQNGDNTLAYSAYIIGGEAPTEGDFTGVTNWTLAYE; encoded by the coding sequence ATGAAACTGAATAACGTTTTTTCTGCTCTGGTATTGGCTTCAGGTTTAACTGCATTTGGCGCTCAGGCCGATCAAGGTAGCGGCGTGGTGACCTTCACCGGCTCCGTGATTGACGCGCCATGCTCCGTGGCAGCGGGCGATGACGATCAGACCATCGACCTGGGCCAGGTTTCCAGCTCTGCAGTGGCTAACGGCGGCACCTCTACGCCGGTTCCTTTCTACATCCACCTGGAAAACTGCTCTGTGGATACGGCTAACACCGTCTCCACCACCTTTACCGGCGCGGATTCCAGCGTTGACGGCGCGGTACTGGGCGTGACCGGCTCTGCAACCGACGTGGGCATCGTGATGACCGACGGCGACAGCAACGCGATCACCCTGGGTGAAGCGACCGTAGGCCAGACCATCCAGAACGGCGACAACACCCTGGCGTACTCCGCCTACATCATCGGTGGCGAAGCGCCAACCGAAGGTGATTTCACCGGTGTGACGAACTGGACTCTGGCATACGAATAA
- a CDS encoding fimbrial protein, whose amino-acid sequence MHFLLSTSTPPIVKIFLFLLSGYCLPLLAANQGDGAIFIKGEVLYTPCAIDLDSRDQTIDMGETPVAEIATKGYGPTRHFTVRLINCLMLPSPGNSQFDSEYYQITFDPMTGTERFAIRGEAEGIELTIRDTDGNLAVPGVALPAKEVTRGNIDLHYALQMVSDGQPLKSGTYQSLIRFRMDYY is encoded by the coding sequence ATGCATTTTTTATTATCTACATCGACACCGCCGATCGTGAAAATCTTCCTTTTTCTCCTGTCTGGTTATTGCCTGCCATTACTGGCGGCAAACCAGGGGGACGGCGCGATATTCATTAAAGGGGAGGTGCTTTATACCCCCTGCGCCATTGATCTTGATAGCCGCGACCAGACGATTGATATGGGAGAAACCCCCGTCGCCGAAATAGCCACCAAAGGCTATGGCCCAACGCGTCATTTTACCGTTCGTTTAATCAATTGCCTGATGCTGCCCTCACCAGGGAACAGCCAGTTCGACTCTGAGTATTACCAAATCACCTTTGATCCCATGACCGGAACGGAACGTTTTGCCATTCGCGGTGAAGCCGAGGGCATTGAACTCACCATTCGCGATACCGACGGCAATCTCGCGGTGCCCGGCGTGGCGCTTCCGGCAAAAGAGGTCACCCGGGGAAATATCGATCTTCACTATGCGCTGCAGATGGTAAGCGACGGCCAGCCGCTGAAATCAGGGACGTATCAGTCGCTGATTCGCTTCAGAATGGATTATTACTGA
- a CDS encoding outer membrane usher protein — MNKQTPPRFRRSTLSLLILGMLLPVSASWADDEIQFNTDVLDTQDKDNIDLSHFSRRGYVMPGDYTFTIMVNKESLKEEQIVVYPVGENGQESLICLSPELVSRLTLKASAMRELSWLRDGQCLDKASLEGLEMRVDLAKDTLYLAIPQAYLEFTAPNWDPPSRWDEGIPGVIADYNLNVQTQHSVNSSDSQSLSGTGVFGANLGPWRARADWQTNWDKRNGNTDKDFSFSRYYLYRAIPSLKAKLTVGEDYLSSDIFDTFRFSGVSLNSDLSMLPPSLRGYAPEVTGIARSGGKVTISQQGRVLYETQVAAGPFRIQELNDAVSGTLDVRVDELDGSVQTFQVTTASVPYLTRPGAVRYKLAAGKPSEWEHSMTGPLFTSGEASWGIANGWTLYGGTVIGGDYNALSMGIGRDLYLLGAVAADITQSRASLPSDGTLSGTSYRVSYSKTFDEYDSQVTFAGYRFSERDFMSMSEYLDARYGSGASHSPKEKYTLSFNKRFRELGLSTYLNYSHQTYWNSADNDRLTLSMSRYLDVGPFKNMSVSLSVYRSEYYSLKDDGAYVSISLPIGNGTSLSYGATVNRTDNTHRVSYYSRLDEHNSFQVSSGLSRSGPTGYGYYTWQGDSTQVQANASYQAGSYSALGMTLNGGLTMTTEGGAAHRSNARGGSRVLVDTAGVSGVPVKGFGASVKTNRFGKAVIADVNSYYRNPIRIDVDKLDENADVTRSVSQATLTEGAIGYRQFDVIAGGKAMAFIRKADGSYPPFGASVVNDKNQETGVVNDEGSVWLSGIQANGKMTVKWDGKARCVVNLPPVLPQVLDNLLLTCAPE, encoded by the coding sequence ATGAATAAACAGACTCCGCCACGATTCAGACGCTCGACCCTCAGTTTGCTCATTCTGGGAATGCTGCTGCCGGTTTCAGCATCCTGGGCCGATGACGAGATCCAGTTCAATACCGATGTGCTGGATACTCAGGATAAAGACAACATCGATCTCAGCCATTTCTCCCGTCGCGGCTATGTCATGCCTGGCGACTACACCTTCACCATTATGGTGAACAAGGAGAGCCTGAAAGAAGAGCAAATCGTGGTTTATCCGGTCGGCGAAAATGGCCAGGAGAGCCTGATCTGCCTCTCACCTGAGCTGGTTTCACGCCTGACGCTGAAAGCCAGCGCCATGCGAGAGTTAAGCTGGCTGCGTGACGGCCAGTGTCTGGATAAAGCCAGCCTCGAGGGGCTGGAGATGCGCGTCGATCTGGCGAAAGATACCCTCTATCTGGCGATCCCGCAGGCTTACCTCGAATTCACCGCCCCGAACTGGGACCCGCCGTCGCGCTGGGATGAGGGGATCCCTGGGGTGATTGCCGACTACAACCTCAACGTGCAGACCCAGCACTCGGTCAATTCGTCCGACAGCCAGAGCCTGAGCGGAACCGGCGTGTTCGGGGCGAATCTGGGGCCGTGGCGCGCCCGCGCCGACTGGCAGACCAACTGGGACAAGCGCAACGGCAATACCGACAAAGATTTCAGCTTTAGCCGCTACTACCTCTATCGCGCCATCCCGTCGCTGAAAGCCAAGCTGACCGTGGGCGAGGATTACCTGAGCTCGGACATATTCGACACTTTCCGCTTTAGCGGCGTCAGTCTGAACTCGGATCTCAGCATGCTCCCACCGAGCCTGCGCGGCTATGCGCCGGAAGTGACGGGCATCGCCCGCTCCGGCGGGAAAGTGACCATTAGCCAGCAGGGGCGCGTGCTGTACGAAACCCAGGTGGCGGCGGGGCCGTTTCGCATTCAGGAGCTGAATGACGCGGTCTCCGGCACCCTGGACGTGCGCGTGGATGAGCTGGATGGCAGCGTGCAGACCTTCCAGGTGACGACGGCGTCGGTGCCTTATCTGACGCGTCCCGGTGCGGTGCGCTACAAGCTTGCGGCGGGTAAGCCCTCCGAGTGGGAGCACAGCATGACCGGGCCGCTGTTTACCTCCGGGGAGGCCTCCTGGGGGATCGCTAACGGCTGGACGCTGTACGGTGGTACGGTCATTGGCGGGGACTACAACGCCCTGTCGATGGGGATCGGTCGTGACCTCTACCTGCTGGGCGCCGTGGCGGCGGATATCACCCAGTCGCGCGCCTCGCTCCCCTCTGACGGCACGCTCTCCGGCACCTCTTATCGGGTCAGCTACTCCAAAACTTTCGACGAATACGACAGCCAGGTGACCTTCGCGGGCTACCGCTTCTCCGAGCGCGACTTTATGAGCATGTCGGAATATCTCGACGCGCGCTACGGCAGCGGGGCGTCCCACAGCCCGAAAGAGAAATACACGCTCTCCTTCAACAAGCGCTTTCGCGAGCTGGGGCTGAGCACCTATCTGAACTACAGCCACCAGACCTACTGGAACAGCGCCGACAACGATCGCCTGACGCTTTCGATGTCGCGTTACCTCGACGTTGGGCCGTTCAAAAACATGAGCGTCTCCCTGTCGGTGTACCGCAGCGAGTACTACTCCCTGAAGGACGACGGGGCATATGTGTCGATCTCACTTCCGATTGGCAACGGCACATCCCTGAGCTACGGCGCCACCGTCAACCGCACGGATAACACCCATCGCGTCAGCTATTACAGTCGTCTGGATGAGCACAACAGCTTCCAGGTCAGCAGCGGGCTGTCGCGCAGCGGGCCGACGGGCTACGGCTACTACACCTGGCAGGGCGACAGCACCCAGGTGCAGGCCAACGCCAGCTACCAGGCCGGCAGCTACAGCGCCCTGGGGATGACCCTCAACGGCGGTCTGACCATGACCACGGAGGGCGGGGCGGCGCATCGCTCCAACGCGCGCGGCGGAAGCCGGGTGCTGGTGGATACCGCAGGCGTCAGCGGCGTGCCGGTGAAAGGCTTTGGCGCATCGGTCAAAACTAACCGCTTCGGCAAGGCGGTGATTGCGGATGTGAACAGCTACTACCGCAATCCGATCCGCATCGACGTCGACAAACTGGACGAAAACGCCGACGTCACCCGCTCCGTTTCCCAGGCCACACTCACCGAAGGGGCCATCGGCTACCGCCAGTTTGATGTGATTGCCGGGGGCAAAGCGATGGCCTTTATCCGTAAAGCCGACGGGAGCTATCCGCCGTTTGGCGCCTCCGTCGTGAATGACAAAAATCAGGAAACCGGCGTCGTGAACGACGAAGGGAGCGTCTGGCTGAGCGGCATCCAGGCCAATGGAAAAATGACCGTGAAATGGGACGGCAAAGCCCGCTGCGTGGTGAACCTGCCACCTGTCCTTCCGCAGGTACTGGATAACCTGCTTTTAACCTGTGCGCCGGAATGA